The DNA segment TTGCATGTTAGCAAATTGCTGTCTATAGAGtttgtaccaatttgcattccaaacaaaacaaaacaacccccccccccaaaaccaaaacaatgtgTGAGTGACTGTCTTCTCTATATCTTCACCAATGTAATATATTACTGGTAAATCTTATTGGTAAAAAAAGTGGCatcttaatttaaatatattcctttttatgaGCTAGGTTAATCCCAAAAGTCCAAAAGCAATTTGTACTTTTTTCTGTTAATTGCCTATTCACAGAATATTGGTTTTGTCCTTATTTTTCTATTCAGTGCCCTTGAAGAATAAGATGCACATGACTTTGGGGGAAGAGAGTGGGAACCAGGAAGGTCAGAGCAGTCATTGAATTCTCCTGAGGTCACATAAGATAATTACAATAAAGACCAAGGACTCAGAATCTTAAATTTGCCAAGAATCTTAGAAATAACATACAACTGAAATTTTTTAGATCTAGTTTTAGTTTTCACCATTTTCATCTCCACCCACTCCACTCCTGTCTCCATCGGAATCCTGAAAGTGTTTCAGTTCTAAAAACAtttctaaacattaaaaaaaaaaaactgcaatcaGCATATACTCTTCAAATGTAGCCCACGCCACTTGTGTATGCTTTCACGTAGACTCCATGAGAAAacgttttcttttcattttcaactATAGAAGTCCATAATCCTGAAATCCCCAATCCTGACATCTAAAATGCTCTTAAAAACGGAAAGTGTTATAATAAGTTTGACATCAAAACTTATTTAGTGGCAAAACCTGCCAGTAACTGATGGGTAGCTATCCAGAGTGTTTATCACACTTTCTGTGACTCTTCAAATGTTTTTTCAGAAgcgttcttctttttaaaaaactggagtGTAGTTGTttgcaatgttgtgctaatttctgctgtatagcaaagtaaatcagctatatgtatacatatatcccctctgttttgaatttccttctcattcaggtcaccacagagcactgagtagaggtccctgtgctgtacaataggttctcattagttatgtattttatacataatattaatagtgtacatgtcaatctcccaattcatcccacaccCCCTTTCTCACCCTGCTGTCTGCCGTGTCCACGTGGCTGTTCCCTACATCTGTGTTGCCTCTCctgcctgcaaataggttcatcagtaccatttttgtagattccacatgtatgtgagAATATaggatatctgtttttctctttctgacttacttcacttatctGTGTTCTTGCAAGGTGCTGCCCTGGACACTGCTGTAATATGACGGTATTACATGACACAGATGGTATATTGCATTTCTGAAATCTGTAAAATGTTGAATATTGAAAGGCACTTGGACTCGAGGATGTCAGATTAGGGATTGTGGACCTACATTTAGACTTAACAAACTCATCATTACTCAGGAATGTTTTAACTCTGCCTTGATCTTCCTTAATTCAGGCCTGTGTGAGTCAGCTCAAGTAAGGTTGTTCAGACAAGTCCAGCAGAGTTAGTTGTgcaataatcagttcagttcagttcagttcagttgctcagttgtgtctgactctttgcgaccccatggactgcagcacaacaggcctccctgtccatcaccaacttccagagtttactcaaactcatgtccattgagttggtgatgccattcagccacctcatcctctgttccctgctcctcccttcactctttcccagcatcagggtcttttcccatgagtcagttcttcgcatcaggtggccaaagtattggagtttcagcttcaacatcagtccttccaatgaatattcaggactgattttctttaggattgactggtttgatctccttgctgtctaaggactctcaagagtcttattcaataacacagttcaaaagcattaattcttctgtgttcagctttctttatagtccaattctcacatccatacatgactactggaaaaaccatagctttgactagatggacctttgttggcaaagtaatgtctctgctttttaatatgctatctaggttggtcatagcttttcttccaaggagcaagcatcttttaacttcatggttgcaatcaccatctgcagtgattttggagccctccaaaataaagtctctcactgtttcccttgtttctccatctatttgctatgaagtgatgggaccagatgccatgatcttagttttctgaatgttgagctttaagccaacttcttcactctcctctttcactttaatcaagaggctctttagttcttcttcactttctgccataagggtggtgtcatctgcatatctgaggttattgatatttctcctggaaatcttgattccagcttgtgcttcatccagcccagcatttctcatgatgtcctctgcatataagttaaataagcagggtgacaatatacctgCAATAATATCATTATAATATTCTGGCGTAAATACTTATAATGTTTATCCCAAGTTTTCAGTCCTTCTCTGGcctttaaatatatcttaaatgatataaattatttgcaaatactgttaataggatttccctggttgtccagtggctaagactctacacttcctCTACAGGGgtacaggttccattcctggtccaggaactaagactccacatgctgggAGGTGTGGTCAAAAagtaaatacatatgtaaataaatgattaGAAAAAGTACTGTTAGTGACTCAATTTGGGAACAAAAATTTCATACCACTCTTCTCTTAAGGAATATTTACAGATTGGAAACTGACCAGTTAAAAAAGATCTTGTATTTGTAGCTGTTTATGTGGGAAAATAAGGATTTTCTTTGCAGTGTATAATCAAAACAAAAGACAGAGATATAGTACCTACAACTCTAATGATAAATGTGTGCAGCAACTTAACTATTTCCAttgtgctgggagccagcgtgaggaactccgcccgtggcaaaggtcatgaggaaggaggctcggcatacgcaaaggcgggatcgagcctcaggagtctccctggaaattctcgagcatctacccccaaaaccagagtctgcctactttctgctttgtgctctcacctacacctctgactttatggggggctgtcccctaccacctctctctgaaaaaagggttaacttacagctccagttaataaagttcctgggtgtgacaagagtgttttagttcacaactgtgagaggcatgagacgttctaaactgtctgaatacagattcctttgagcagttaaaagattgattagaaattgtattggtgaagggtttttcacttgttgggccaatgtttgctgctaagtttccatatcccttacctgctgtgtccctggcagtgtattgattaatataattggtgtaagtagtagctttaatgtttgtaacctgggacccttgagttaattctttttcttgttatagcccaccacacctttgccctataggaatgtaactttatctaatgcttttggagggtggcgcctgactaatcaatcacctttagagaaaaataagttttctgaagaaagggtcttaaaatgctaacaggcctccgggccagaagatgatgcaaatcacctaaacttttgcatatgataactttgcaggaagaaagcctggcttactgaatgactctaccccttcccccattatcctctatgcataacttaaggtataaaaactactttggaaaataaagtgcgggccttgttcaccgaaacttggtctccccatgttgctctttctctcaccttctggctgaattggAGCGTggagcctactaattatgcctgggcttctaagatatGACCacggaggccttagtgtctcctctcctttgggagaacgggaggatgcctgtggcctacgtaggtgatgcaaattccttattttggaattttattagtttcccacgtaaaccaagttattcagcctcttttctccactgaatttcctcactgagctatccttatttaaccactctttatatccttaattaacgtttaattaagcaattgtttcctgatcctcgccaatgccgtccccgcttcgaattccctggatccactggggctggaccccagcaccaTTGACTTCCTATGGGAACATTTTACATATGActtcactaaatatttttaaaaatcaattaatttttttggctgtgctgggtcttcactgttgcatGGGCTTCTCCTATTgcccagcacaggctctagagtacactggcttcagtagttgcggctggAAGGTTGTGGAGCCCAGGTGCACGGGATCAGTTGCTCTGAAGcacgtgggattttcccagagcagggatcgaaactgtctcctgcattggcaggcagactctatggcagagccaccagggaagccctgatgtcattaaatatatttatatttattaaatcctgcttttaattcattttacacaatgggatttcccataaaattttatttggaagaCATTCTATATTCAGTTATGTCATGGTATAAAAATGGAAGAGGACAATGATACCTAGATATGGTGGAATATATCTTGTGCAATTCTTGGGGGAAATAAAGGTGATCTTTGGGTTGTTTCAGGTGAAGAACGTGGATGGGACTATAGAGAAGAGAATTTATTTCACATGGTGTCTTTCTGCATTAGTGATTTTAATATGGATTCTTAGAAGTTATCAACAACTGGtcagataaaaaaaattttttttaatacactgctcTCTGGATTCCGACCTAGGTAATCCTGAGGTCAGTCTTCCACTTCCATCACTTTCTTGATCCAGTCCACGTACTTGAGGACATTGGTGTAGAACCCGTACCCTTCACCACACCCAATGCCCCAGGACACGATGCCCGTGGCCACCCAGCGGTCATTTTTCTTATCACTCACTGCAAAGACCCCTCCACTATCCCCTTGGCAGGAATCTTGCCTTGTGGCTGGGTTCCCAGCACAGAACATGTTTTCAGAAAACACATCATTCCTGTTTTTTTGCCGGAGCCAGCGATCGCAAATCTCTCGCTTAGCTACTGGCAGACGGACAAATCTGAGGTTGTGAGAAATTCTCTCCTCCATGATCCCAAAGCCACTGACATAGCCCATGAGACCCGGGTCATAGAGGGTCTCGTTGTCTGGGAGGCAAATGGGCAGGAGGTTGGGGCCCAAGGTGACGCTATTTTCCAGCTCCAGGAGGGCGATGTCCCCCTCGAAGTTGTGGGACTCTTCCTGGCGGTAGTCTGGGTGGATTATGACCCTACGGACCGGGTGGTTGGACAGCTTGGTGATATCTTCCACGTTGATGTGGCCCAGGAACACGTCTAAGTTGGGGCTGCCCTGTGCCTCGTGGTCCTTGGGGTTGATGGTGTGCGCGGCCGTGAGGATCCAGCGGTCCCCCAGCAGCGCGCCACCCCCGGGCCCGTGGATGTTGGTGTAGGCCTGCCAGGGGAAGTTGCCCAGCTTGGCCTTCTGGCCTCCAATGATGCGCTGCCTCTGCTCGACAGGGTGGACCGGCTTCCCGCACACTGGGGAGGAGAAGATGGGTTCAGGGAGAGAAACGTCAGTGCCCGTCGGCCCACCTCCCTCTATGGTCTGTCTCCTCCCCTTTGCCCCTCTTTTTGGTTTAGGaccctttcctttctccccatCTTCCCACCCCAACCCTCTCCTCACCCCATGTCTTTGGCATATTGTCAGTCATCTCTCCTCGTTCTTATTTATTCTTTCCTGGGGCTTTTCTTgccctttttatttattcttggtcTCCCATCTGCTCAGTGAAAAGTCTAGGACTGTCAGGACAGGGCCAGCTCTCTGGGTCCCTCTGCCCTTCTCCTGGGGcatctcctctcctttcttcagATGCCCCATGTCCGTCTTCAGCTTCAGGCTGGACTGTCTCTCTCTTGTCTATGCCACCCCTCCTCCAGGCCCTGCATGGCTGCCAAGGCCACAGAGGACAGTGGAGGGCTTCCACTCACCTGGCAAACACCGAGGCATCTTCTCTCCTACCAACTCGTTCTTCCAAATGCCCTGAGCTGTGCAGGTGTACAGccctgaggggagaaggggctgagcTCAGGTTGGGGGTGTGTGGGCAGGGGCCAAGAGCACCAAAGCGAGGACAGAATGGAGGAGGAACAAAGGGAAAGATTGGAATACCTGCAGATGGGATACTGAAAGTGTGTTTTTTGAAAAGCTTCatgtgtatgtttttgttttgatgcTAAATGGAAAAATCAGAATACTTAACTCATATTTGTTGTGATCCCTATGTGTGAAAGTTGACACAAAAACTGGAAGGAACTTATCAAGAAGATCTTATCATTATTGCATCTTGGTGCTGGGTAGTGGGTGATAATGGGAgttatgttttattgttttgttttttgagggtATTTGTTTGGCTCTGCTGTGcaaatcttagtttcccaaccataGATTGAAGCCAAGCCTTCAgcaatgaaagcatggagtcctaattgctggaccatcagggaattacCTGTAGCTATGTTTTCTGACTATGGACTTACCCGTAGCTATGTTTTCTGATTGTGGACAGTGTACCTTGCTTGACCTCAACATTTTATCGCATTGAAGCACCTTGGTGATGCTTTCAGATATGCATCATTACCCTCCTCCTAGACacaaggagggcttcccttgtggctgagatggtaaatagccagcctgcagtgaaggagaccaaggtttgatctctgggtcaagaagtaccctggagaaggggaaggctacccattccagtattcttgcttggagaattccatggacagaggagccaggcagcctacagtccatgaggtatcAGAGTCGGACTAACACTAGAATTGAGGAAACTGggtttaaataatttatacaagGTCATATAACTTCTAAGTGCCAGAACCAAGATGCAAATGGAAAGTTGTCTTACTTCAAAGTCCAGCTCTTAAATAATACCGTATATAGCCTGTAAacatggagaaggacatggcagcccactccagtattcttgcctggagaatcccatggacagagaagcctggcaggctacagtccataggctcacaaagagtcagacatgactgaatgactaataacagcaacaacaatagccTATAAacaagatatttttttcttttttttggcatatTTTAAACCTACAAATCatgtgatttctttcattaaaaagtttTCAAGATACCCATTGATGAGTCTGAAAGCAATTTAGTAATGTAAAGTCACAACACAGCAACCTGAGAGGGGATGTGGGGAGAATGCCGAGGAAACCCACTGATAAACCTGTAGTAGGGGTGCTGGTGGGGGTGGTaatggtggggttgggggtgagagAGAGCTGTTTATGAGATTTGAGTCTTTCATTCTATCAGCTCAAATGTTTCCTCTTTCAACCTTATTAGAAGCCTCTTGGCACCCCTGAAGCCAGTGCCCGGGATAAATATCTTAATATTCCCTCCTTGGAGACTCTGTTGAAAGAAATAGCAGAAGATGTTCCAACaagagggagaagacagccattTACACGTGTCCCTACCTCGCTCAGACTTGCTTGTGCCGCCTTTGGTGTGCATCTTGTAGAAGGGCTCATGGCAGTAGTACTGGATACGTGCCTCGTAGGTGTTCACCCCCTCTCTGGTGGTGTAATTGAAGGCCCCGTTGAGCAGGCTTCGGGGCTGCCCACAGTTCTTGACTTGGAGAGAACACAGGGTCTTGTGAGAACTGAGAAGGACTGTACCGGAACCTCAGTGGGAAGGGTGGGAACCCGCTGAGAGCCTTCGGGAAATATGGTCATTGGGGGCTCTTGTGATGCATGAGGACTGGATGGGATAAAACTCAGTTCTGGGCAGAGCCCCTCATCTGCAGAGATGAAGGTCGACTGGTTCCCAGTGGGCTGGAGCCTTCAAAGGACAAGTCAGGGGAATGGCTTTTGGGAGTGATGCTTAGGCCTgaccctcttcccttctcctggggggaGACACATGCTTGAGTTGCAACTTACTCCTGCACCTGGGCATGGCACGGTGCCATGTGCCATCATCCTGGCAGACAGCTGTGAAGGACAGGAGTGCCTTGTTCCCCTGTTGGAGCAGAGGTGGAGCAGCCATTAGTACAAGGAGGCCCTGAGGCTCCCTCCTGCCCTTGCCCACAGGGGAGCAGTAAGGATGCAAAGTCAGCTCTCAGCCCTTGAACCTCAACACCTGTGGTCGTGTCTCCTGGGCCCTTCTTCCTAGCTGGTCCTCTCAAACCAGACTGACAGATGGGCGCACTGAGCCACCCAGCAGGAAGTCAGAgctggggacttgcctggtggtctagtagttaagaatctgtccTCCAgtgtaggggatgtgggttcaatccctgttcagcgaactaagaccccacatgctggggagcaacCAAGTTcgaatgccacaactactgagcccacatgctgacacagccaaataagtaaataaataaatagttttttaaaaaatatatcagagCTAGGGCTAGTTGTTATACCCAATAATCCCCTCTCTAGACTCTTGAGGGGATTTCAAGAATTTCCACTGAGGTCCAGTTGAAccccataattttatttttaaaaatatttatttatttatttattatttattttggctgctttgggttttagttgtggcactcaggatcttcagtcttcattgtggGATATTTAGTTGAGGTATGTGGGGTCAGGTTTCCcgactaggaatcgaacccaggctgcctgcattgggagtgcagaaacTCAGACACTGGAATACCAGTGAAGTCCCTGAACTTcacagttttaaattaaaaagcaaacaagccACAAGCACAGTTGCACGTTCTCTGCATTGAAACAAAAGTCTCTGCCCTGAAGTAGGGCCGTGTTTCTTCCCTCTGGACTG comes from the Bubalus kerabau isolate K-KA32 ecotype Philippines breed swamp buffalo chromosome 1, PCC_UOA_SB_1v2, whole genome shotgun sequence genome and includes:
- the C1R gene encoding complement C1r subcomponent; translation: MWLLYLLLPVLFYRVGGAIPTPQKLYGEVMSPLFPKPYPNNFERTTVITVPTGYKVKLVFWQFDLEPSEGCLYDYVKISADKKTMGRFCGQLGSPLGNPPGSKEFMSQGNKMLLTFHSDFSNEENGTTMFYKGFLGYYQAVDLDECALQLNSVEEDPPARCQHLCHNYVGGYFCSCRPGYELQQDGRSCQAECSSELFTEPSGYISSLEYPGPYPPDLRCNYSIRVERGHTLHLQFLEPFEIDDHQQIHCPYDQLQIYVSGRNIGEFCGKQRPERIDAQSNSVDLLFFTDESGDSRGWKLYYTSEVIKCPQPKTLDSFTIIQDLQPQYQYRDYFIATCKKGYELVEGNKALLSFTAVCQDDGTWHRAMPRCRIKNCGQPRSLLNGAFNYTTREGVNTYEARIQYYCHEPFYKMHTKGGTSKSERGLYTCTAQGIWKNELVGEKMPRCLPVCGKPVHPVEQRQRIIGGQKAKLGNFPWQAYTNIHGPGGGALLGDRWILTAAHTINPKDHEAQGSPNLDVFLGHINVEDITKLSNHPVRRVIIHPDYRQEESHNFEGDIALLELENSVTLGPNLLPICLPDNETLYDPGLMGYVSGFGIMEERISHNLRFVRLPVAKREICDRWLRQKNRNDVFSENMFCAGNPATRQDSCQGDSGGVFAVSDKKNDRWVATGIVSWGIGCGEGYGFYTNVLKYVDWIKKVMEVED